From one Leifsonia soli genomic stretch:
- a CDS encoding F0F1 ATP synthase subunit gamma, translating to MGAQLRVYRQKIRSAQTTKKITRAMELISASRIQKAQARVAASSPYARAITRAVSAVATYSNVDHVLTTEPEKIERAAIVIFSSDRGLAGAFNSNVLKESEKLAELLRSQGKEVVYFLVGRKAQGYFSFRRRAFERVWTGNTDAPEFEQAKEIADAILESFLRDASDGGVDEIHIIYNRFISMLTQEPQVVRLLPLEVVEGVEEPDRTQVLPLYEFEPDVGTVLDSLLPVYIESRIFNAMLQSAASKHAATQKAMKAASDNADKLITDYTRLANNARQAEITQQISEIVGGADALSSSH from the coding sequence ATGGGAGCACAGCTTCGGGTCTACCGGCAGAAGATCAGATCTGCCCAGACGACCAAGAAGATCACCCGTGCGATGGAGCTGATCTCCGCCTCCCGCATCCAGAAGGCGCAGGCGCGGGTCGCCGCGAGCTCGCCGTACGCCCGCGCCATCACGCGCGCGGTGTCGGCGGTGGCGACGTACTCGAACGTCGACCACGTCCTGACCACCGAGCCGGAGAAGATCGAGCGCGCCGCGATCGTCATCTTCTCCTCCGATCGCGGCCTCGCCGGCGCGTTCAACTCGAACGTGCTCAAGGAGTCCGAGAAGCTCGCGGAGCTGCTGCGCAGCCAGGGCAAGGAGGTCGTGTACTTCCTCGTCGGCCGCAAGGCGCAGGGCTACTTCAGCTTTCGCCGCCGTGCGTTCGAGCGGGTGTGGACCGGCAACACGGATGCCCCGGAGTTCGAGCAGGCCAAGGAGATCGCCGACGCGATCCTGGAGTCCTTCCTGCGCGATGCGTCCGACGGTGGTGTGGACGAGATCCACATCATCTACAACCGCTTCATCAGCATGCTGACCCAGGAGCCGCAGGTCGTCCGCCTGCTTCCCCTGGAGGTCGTCGAGGGCGTGGAGGAGCCGGACCGCACGCAGGTCCTTCCCCTCTACGAGTTCGAGCCGGATGTGGGGACGGTGCTCGACTCGCTGCTCCCCGTCTACATCGAGAGCCGCATCTTCAACGCGATGCTGCAGTCGGCCGCCTCCAAGCACGCCGCGACGCAGAAGGCCATGAAGGCTGCGAGCGACAACGCCGACAAGCTCATCACCGACTACACGCGTCTGGCCAACAACGCCCGTCAGGCGGAGATCACCCAGCAGATCTCCGAGATCGTCGGCGGCGCGGATGCGCTGAGCTCGTCCCACTGA
- a CDS encoding F0F1 ATP synthase subunit delta translates to MGSATREALARSVSALADLGSTADLATAEDLFSAGRVVADSAQLRAVLGDPTVSAEGKTALVKRVFRSLSAPAVGLLTVIAAQRWSSHDDLLGAIEELGIRAIAGSAPRNVDIVAELLTFGGAVTSDARLELALRSKLASPDSKVALVERLLDGKASKETVAIVRQLVAQPRGRSVRESLRAAARMVAAQSGQTIATVYAASPLPAAQAERLRTVLSASYGDLRINQVVDPSIIGGLRVQIGDDVIDGSIASRLAELRLQLAG, encoded by the coding sequence ATGGGAAGCGCCACCAGAGAAGCGTTGGCCCGATCCGTCTCGGCTCTCGCCGACCTCGGGTCCACGGCCGATCTGGCGACGGCCGAGGACCTGTTCAGTGCAGGGCGAGTCGTCGCGGACTCGGCCCAGCTCCGAGCCGTCCTCGGCGACCCCACGGTCTCGGCCGAGGGCAAGACGGCGCTCGTGAAGCGCGTCTTCCGCTCGCTCTCGGCTCCGGCCGTCGGACTGCTCACCGTCATCGCCGCCCAGCGCTGGTCGTCTCACGACGACCTGCTCGGCGCGATCGAGGAGCTCGGGATCCGTGCCATCGCAGGCTCTGCACCGCGGAACGTCGACATCGTCGCCGAGCTGCTGACCTTCGGAGGCGCCGTGACCTCCGACGCGCGCCTCGAGCTCGCGCTGCGCAGCAAGCTCGCATCGCCCGACTCCAAGGTCGCACTCGTCGAGCGGCTGCTCGACGGGAAGGCGTCGAAGGAGACCGTCGCCATCGTGCGCCAGCTCGTCGCGCAGCCCCGCGGCCGCAGCGTCCGCGAGTCGCTCCGGGCGGCCGCGCGCATGGTGGCCGCGCAGTCGGGCCAGACGATCGCGACGGTCTACGCCGCGTCCCCGCTGCCCGCGGCCCAGGCCGAGCGCCTGCGCACGGTTCTCAGCGCCTCCTACGGCGACCTCAGGATCAACCAGGTCGTCGACCCCTCGATCATCGGCGGATTGCGGGTGCAGATCGGTGACGACGTCATCGATGGAAGCATCGCGTCGCGTCTGGCCGAACTCCGGCTTCAGCTGGCGGGCTGA
- a CDS encoding F0F1 ATP synthase subunit B produces MLKSVVIAASEGSHNPLIPEWPDIIGALLCFLIILFFFWKLVLPRMKKLLDERAEAIEGNIEKADEAQRKAEALLEEYTAQLAEARAEAGKIRETARVDGQKIVAEAREAAATEAARVTAQAQAQLEAERQTALVQLRSEVGSLAIDLASTVVREALDEDKRAQAIVDRFLADLEADEKAQADQKAGSGN; encoded by the coding sequence ATGCTCAAGAGTGTGGTGATCGCAGCCTCAGAGGGGTCGCACAACCCGCTGATCCCGGAGTGGCCGGACATCATCGGCGCGCTTCTCTGCTTCCTGATCATCCTGTTCTTCTTCTGGAAGCTCGTGCTTCCGCGCATGAAGAAGCTGCTGGATGAGCGCGCAGAGGCGATCGAGGGCAACATCGAGAAGGCCGACGAGGCGCAGCGCAAGGCCGAGGCCCTGCTGGAGGAGTACACCGCCCAGCTCGCCGAGGCGCGTGCGGAGGCGGGCAAGATCCGCGAGACCGCCCGCGTCGACGGCCAGAAGATCGTCGCGGAGGCCCGCGAGGCCGCCGCGACGGAGGCCGCGCGCGTGACCGCCCAGGCGCAGGCGCAGCTCGAGGCGGAGCGTCAGACGGCGCTCGTCCAGCTGCGCAGCGAGGTCGGTTCGCTGGCGATCGACCTGGCGTCGACCGTCGTGCGCGAGGCCCTCGACGAGGACAAGCGTGCACAGGCGATCGTGGACCGCTTCCTGGCGGACCTCGAGGCCGACGAGAAGGCTCAGGCCGACCAGAAGGCAGGATCGGGCAACTGA
- a CDS encoding peroxide stress protein YaaA, with translation MLILLPPSETKRDGGAGSPLALERLRFPSLNAVRREVVDAVVELAADHDAAIRALKLGPKQAGEVERNRGIPTAPTMRALERYTGVLYDALDAGSLSSADWEVAAESVAVQSALLGLVGAGDPVPAYRLSFDSRLSVHRGAASLKKRWAQAGAAALAERDDLLLDLRSEGYAALAPLPKRDGAHYVRVLARDESGHVRALNHFNKQAKGLLTRALIEAGAGFPTTAALLDWAEAEGYELRPAAGASRDLELVVPEVRGAPGNLMATLRV, from the coding sequence GTGCTCATCCTGCTCCCGCCCTCCGAGACCAAGAGGGACGGGGGAGCGGGGTCTCCGCTCGCCCTGGAGCGCCTGCGCTTCCCCTCGCTGAATGCGGTCCGCCGCGAGGTCGTGGATGCGGTCGTCGAGCTGGCGGCGGATCACGATGCTGCCATCCGCGCGCTCAAGCTCGGGCCGAAGCAGGCCGGCGAGGTGGAGCGCAACCGCGGCATCCCGACGGCCCCGACCATGCGGGCGCTCGAGCGGTACACCGGTGTGCTGTACGACGCCCTGGATGCGGGCTCGCTCTCTTCGGCGGACTGGGAGGTGGCCGCCGAGTCGGTCGCTGTGCAGTCGGCACTGCTCGGTCTGGTGGGCGCGGGCGACCCGGTGCCCGCGTACCGGCTGTCGTTCGATTCGCGACTCTCGGTGCACCGCGGCGCGGCGTCGCTCAAGAAGCGCTGGGCGCAGGCCGGCGCTGCGGCGCTGGCCGAGAGGGACGACCTGCTGCTCGATCTCCGCTCCGAAGGGTATGCGGCGCTGGCGCCGTTGCCGAAGCGCGACGGCGCACACTACGTGCGTGTCCTGGCCCGCGACGAGTCGGGCCATGTCCGCGCGTTGAATCACTTCAACAAGCAGGCGAAGGGCCTGCTCACCCGGGCGCTCATCGAGGCGGGGGCGGGCTTCCCGACCACAGCGGCACTGCTGGACTGGGCGGAGGCCGAGGGGTACGAGCTCCGGCCGGCGGCGGGCGCATCTCGCGACCTGGAGCTCGTCGTGCCGGAGGTGCGCGGCGCGCCCGGCAACCTCATGGCGACGCTGCGGGTCTGA
- a CDS encoding methylated-DNA--[protein]-cysteine S-methyltransferase yields MSSSFAYLLRTTSPIGRLELTSDGTAVTSLSIERSGHLPLEDHPERSTPVLDDAAAQLEEYFSGSRRAFDVPVRLTGTPFRQAVWQRLASLEFGTFVSYGELGASLGHAGYGRAIGGAVGANPVPIIVGCHRVLSSSGRVTGYSGGDGIPTKLWLLEHEGILLAA; encoded by the coding sequence ATGAGCAGTTCCTTCGCCTATCTCCTCCGCACCACGAGCCCCATCGGGCGGCTCGAACTGACCAGTGACGGCACCGCCGTCACCTCTCTCTCCATCGAGCGATCGGGTCACCTCCCTCTCGAAGACCATCCCGAACGCAGCACGCCCGTGCTCGACGACGCGGCCGCCCAGCTGGAGGAATACTTCTCCGGCTCGCGGCGGGCCTTCGACGTGCCCGTGCGTCTGACGGGCACGCCGTTCCGCCAGGCGGTATGGCAGCGGCTCGCGTCACTGGAGTTCGGCACGTTCGTCTCGTACGGCGAGCTGGGCGCCTCCCTCGGCCACGCGGGCTACGGCCGGGCGATCGGCGGGGCCGTCGGGGCCAACCCGGTGCCGATCATCGTGGGCTGCCACCGCGTGCTGTCCTCCAGCGGCCGCGTCACCGGCTACAGCGGGGGCGACGGCATCCCCACCAAGCTGTGGCTTCTCGAGCACGAGGGGATCCTGCTGGCCGCATGA
- a CDS encoding DNA-3-methyladenine glycosylase I, translating to MSDATTTPTPLRSALVIGEDGVARCSWSASDPEYRRYHDDEWGRPQHDPRALYEKMCLEGFQAGLSWITILRRRPAFREDFLGFVPEKVAAMTETDVQRLLQDERIIRHRGKIEATISNARAVLQLDVPLEELMWSFAPEPRAGHRPREWGEIPAVTPESTALSKELRRRGFRFVGPTTMYALMQATGMVDDHFEGCFRAG from the coding sequence ATGAGCGACGCGACGACGACACCGACACCCCTCCGCTCCGCGCTCGTCATCGGCGAGGACGGCGTTGCGCGCTGCTCGTGGTCGGCGAGCGATCCCGAGTACCGCCGCTACCACGACGACGAGTGGGGGCGCCCGCAGCACGACCCGCGCGCGCTCTACGAGAAGATGTGCCTCGAAGGGTTCCAGGCGGGCCTGTCGTGGATCACGATCCTGCGGCGCCGTCCGGCCTTCCGGGAGGACTTCCTCGGCTTCGTCCCCGAGAAGGTCGCCGCCATGACCGAGACCGACGTCCAGCGCCTCCTGCAGGACGAGCGCATCATCCGGCATCGCGGCAAGATCGAGGCGACCATCTCGAACGCGCGTGCCGTGCTGCAGCTCGATGTACCGCTCGAGGAGCTCATGTGGAGCTTCGCCCCGGAGCCGCGCGCCGGTCACCGGCCGCGGGAGTGGGGCGAGATCCCCGCGGTCACGCCCGAGTCGACGGCGCTCAGCAAAGAACTGCGCCGCCGAGGATTCCGCTTCGTCGGGCCGACCACCATGTACGCGCTCATGCAGGCGACGGGCATGGTCGACGACCACTTCGAGGGCTGCTTCCGCGCCGGTTGA
- a CDS encoding TetR/AcrR family transcriptional regulator yields MTNDAATDDPPRSRAQPMAAEDRKAMIIEAVIPLLLEHGRGMTSRQIADAAGIAEGTIFRAFGDKETLITAAIEKYLDPEPLREALRRIDPSLPLENKMRAILYLLRERFQSVMRIIPVLGQQRPPVPEERGEFAQIIARILEPEAAELNWPPERVAHLLRLMSFSSAFPALNEGVEFSIDDLARMTLVGVAGTSPHVLIPSSDTEASCS; encoded by the coding sequence GTGACGAACGACGCTGCGACCGACGACCCGCCGCGCTCCCGCGCGCAGCCGATGGCCGCGGAGGATCGCAAGGCGATGATCATCGAGGCGGTCATCCCGCTGCTGCTCGAGCACGGGCGCGGGATGACCTCGCGCCAGATCGCCGACGCGGCCGGTATCGCCGAGGGCACGATCTTCCGCGCCTTCGGCGACAAGGAGACGCTCATCACGGCGGCGATCGAGAAGTACCTCGACCCGGAGCCGCTGCGTGAGGCGCTCCGCAGGATCGACCCATCGCTCCCGCTGGAGAACAAGATGCGCGCGATCCTGTACCTGCTGCGGGAGCGATTCCAGAGCGTCATGCGGATCATTCCGGTCCTCGGCCAGCAGCGGCCGCCCGTCCCGGAGGAGCGCGGCGAGTTCGCCCAGATCATCGCCCGGATCCTGGAGCCGGAGGCGGCCGAGCTGAACTGGCCGCCGGAGCGCGTTGCGCACCTGCTGCGGCTGATGAGCTTCTCCTCCGCGTTCCCCGCGCTCAACGAGGGCGTCGAGTTCAGCATCGACGATCTCGCCCGGATGACGCTGGTCGGTGTCGCCGGGACCTCGCCCCACGTCCTCATCCCGTCATCCGACACGGAGGCATCATGCTCCTGA
- the atpD gene encoding F0F1 ATP synthase subunit beta, with amino-acid sequence MTTATAEAQASTAQPAGVGRIARVTGPVVDIEFPHDAIPGIYNALKTTITIGEQSTEITLEVAQHLGDDLVRAIALKPTDGLVRGGEVRDTGAPISVPVGDVTKGKVFNVTGDILNLEPGEKVEITERWPIHRNPPAFDQLESKTQLFETGIKVIDLLTPYVQGGKIGLFGGAGVGKTVLIQEMIQRVAQDHGGVSVFAGVGERTREGNDLIHEMEEAGVFDKTALVFGQMDEPPGTRLRVALSALTMAEYFRDVQNQDVLLFIDNIFRFTQAGSEVSTLLGRMPSAVGYQPNLADEMGQLQERITSTRGHSITSLQAIYVPADDYTDPAPATTFAHLDATTELSREIASKGLYPAVDPLTSTSRILDPRYLGEDHYRVATTVKQILQKNKELQEIIAILGVDELSEEDKITVSRARRIQQFLSQNTYMAKKFTGVEGSTVPLKDTIESFDAIAKGEFDHVAEQAFFNVGPISDVEEKWAQIQKENG; translated from the coding sequence ATGACTACCGCTACCGCCGAAGCCCAGGCTTCGACCGCGCAGCCGGCCGGTGTGGGACGAATTGCCCGCGTGACCGGTCCGGTCGTCGACATCGAGTTCCCGCACGATGCGATCCCGGGCATCTACAACGCCCTGAAGACCACGATCACGATCGGCGAGCAGTCGACCGAGATCACGCTCGAGGTCGCCCAGCACCTCGGCGACGACCTGGTGCGCGCGATCGCGCTGAAGCCGACCGACGGCCTGGTCCGCGGCGGCGAGGTGCGCGACACCGGTGCCCCGATCAGCGTGCCCGTGGGCGACGTGACCAAGGGCAAGGTGTTCAACGTCACCGGTGACATCCTGAACCTCGAGCCGGGCGAGAAGGTCGAGATCACCGAGCGCTGGCCCATCCATCGCAACCCGCCGGCGTTCGACCAGCTCGAGTCCAAGACCCAGCTGTTCGAGACCGGCATCAAGGTCATCGACCTGCTCACCCCGTACGTGCAGGGTGGAAAGATCGGTCTCTTCGGCGGCGCCGGTGTCGGCAAGACCGTCCTCATCCAGGAGATGATCCAGCGCGTGGCGCAGGATCACGGTGGTGTGTCGGTGTTCGCCGGTGTCGGCGAGCGCACCCGTGAGGGCAACGACCTCATCCACGAGATGGAGGAGGCGGGCGTCTTCGACAAGACCGCGCTCGTCTTCGGCCAGATGGACGAGCCGCCGGGGACGCGTCTGCGCGTCGCCCTGTCCGCCCTGACGATGGCGGAGTACTTCCGCGACGTGCAGAACCAGGACGTGCTGCTCTTCATCGACAACATCTTCCGGTTCACGCAGGCCGGTTCCGAGGTGTCCACGCTGCTCGGCCGCATGCCGTCCGCGGTGGGCTACCAGCCGAACCTCGCCGACGAGATGGGTCAGCTCCAGGAGCGCATCACCTCGACCCGCGGCCACTCGATCACCTCGCTGCAGGCGATCTACGTTCCGGCCGACGACTACACCGACCCGGCGCCGGCGACCACGTTCGCCCACCTGGACGCCACGACCGAGCTCTCCCGTGAGATCGCGTCGAAGGGTCTGTACCCGGCGGTCGACCCGCTGACCTCGACCTCGCGCATCCTCGACCCCCGCTACCTGGGTGAGGACCACTACCGCGTGGCCACGACCGTCAAGCAGATCCTCCAGAAGAACAAGGAGCTGCAGGAGATCATCGCGATCCTCGGTGTCGACGAGCTGTCGGAGGAGGACAAGATCACGGTGTCGCGTGCGCGCCGGATCCAGCAGTTCCTCTCGCAGAACACCTACATGGCGAAGAAGTTCACCGGTGTCGAGGGTTCCACGGTTCCGCTGAAGGACACCATCGAGTCGTTCGACGCGATCGCCAAGGGCGAGTTCGACCACGTGGCCGAGCAGGCCTTCTTCAACGTCGGACCGATCTCCGACGTGGAAGAGAAGTGGGCGCAGATCCAGAAGGAGAACGGCTAA
- a CDS encoding aldo/keto reductase gives MANIEYRTLGRSGLVVSTIGLGCNNFGRKDTLTETQEGTDAVIGAAIDAGVTLFDTADIYGSERGLSETLMGKALEGKRDRIVLATKFGMDMAGLNGPDWDARASRRYIRLAVESSLRRLRTDWIDLYQLHRPDGVTPIEETLATLDDLIAEGKIRYIGHSNLAGWQIAEAEFTARLHGHPKFISAQNEYSLLARDVEREVLPAVNRYGLGFLPFFPLYNGLFTGKFTREGGPSDSRIMHLRRHLLDEAPWDRIERYQAFCDERGVTMLAATFAWLLAQPGLSSVIAGATKPEQIVANAEAATAWKPTAAEVAEIGEIFAPAA, from the coding sequence ATGGCGAACATCGAATACCGCACCCTCGGCCGCTCCGGCCTCGTCGTCTCCACCATCGGCCTCGGCTGCAACAACTTCGGCCGGAAGGACACGCTCACCGAGACGCAGGAGGGCACCGATGCGGTGATCGGCGCCGCGATCGACGCCGGCGTGACGCTGTTCGACACCGCCGACATCTACGGCTCCGAGCGCGGCCTCTCCGAGACGCTCATGGGCAAGGCGCTGGAGGGCAAGCGCGACCGCATCGTCCTCGCCACGAAGTTCGGGATGGACATGGCCGGCCTGAACGGACCGGACTGGGATGCGCGCGCCTCCCGCCGCTACATCCGTCTCGCCGTCGAGAGCTCGCTCCGCCGGCTGCGCACCGACTGGATCGACCTCTACCAGCTGCACCGCCCGGACGGCGTGACACCCATCGAGGAGACCCTGGCGACCCTGGACGACCTGATCGCCGAGGGCAAGATCCGCTACATCGGCCACTCCAATCTGGCGGGGTGGCAGATCGCAGAGGCGGAGTTCACCGCGCGTCTGCACGGGCATCCGAAGTTCATCTCCGCCCAGAATGAGTACAGCCTCCTCGCGCGCGACGTCGAGCGCGAGGTGCTGCCGGCCGTGAACCGCTACGGCCTCGGCTTCCTGCCGTTCTTCCCGCTCTACAACGGCCTGTTCACCGGCAAGTTCACCCGGGAGGGCGGCCCGTCCGACAGCCGGATCATGCACCTCCGCCGCCACCTGCTCGACGAGGCCCCGTGGGACAGGATCGAGCGCTACCAGGCGTTCTGCGACGAGCGTGGAGTGACCATGCTCGCCGCGACCTTCGCGTGGCTGCTCGCCCAGCCGGGCCTGTCGAGCGTCATCGCGGGCGCGACGAAGCCGGAGCAGATCGTCGCCAACGCCGAGGCGGCGACCGCCTGGAAGCCCACCGCCGCCGAGGTCGCCGAGATCGGGGAGATCTTCGCGCCCGCCGCCTGA
- a CDS encoding AAA family ATPase: MSGQQGAPLERQFGDVRVPMLVAMAGLPGSGKSTIAEILAGRMGATVISVDPIEASIIRAGIDSDQPTGLAAYLVAETMAEQVLLSGHSVVVDAVNAVEPARLQWRDLAERCDVKLRVIETVCSDPDLHEERLGKRSGLVAAYAVEQSTDEYDEWRGACGTLPRVTLDTAAPLGENVNTALAFVEG, from the coding sequence ATGTCCGGGCAGCAGGGAGCCCCGCTGGAGCGCCAGTTCGGAGACGTCCGCGTCCCGATGCTGGTGGCGATGGCGGGGCTTCCCGGTTCCGGGAAGTCCACCATCGCGGAGATCCTGGCCGGGCGCATGGGCGCGACGGTGATCTCGGTGGACCCGATCGAGGCGTCGATCATCCGTGCGGGGATCGATTCCGACCAGCCGACCGGGCTCGCGGCCTATCTGGTGGCCGAGACGATGGCCGAGCAGGTGCTGCTCTCCGGCCACTCGGTCGTCGTCGACGCCGTGAACGCCGTGGAGCCGGCGCGCCTGCAGTGGCGCGACCTGGCGGAGCGGTGCGACGTGAAGCTCCGTGTGATCGAGACGGTGTGCTCCGACCCCGACCTCCACGAGGAGCGCCTCGGCAAGCGCAGCGGGCTCGTCGCCGCGTACGCCGTCGAGCAGAGCACCGACGAGTACGACGAGTGGCGCGGTGCCTGCGGCACCCTGCCTCGCGTGACGCTCGACACGGCAGCGCCGCTCGGCGAGAACGTGAACACGGCCCTCGCCTTCGTGGAGGGCTAG
- the atpA gene encoding F0F1 ATP synthase subunit alpha, with protein MADTQISPDDIRDALKDFVTTYEPASAQATEIGHVIDASDGIAHVEGLPSVMANELIRFADGTLGLAQNLDENEVGVVVLGEFDHIVEGMEVTRTGEVLSVPVGDGYLGRVVDPLGNPIDGLGEIASEGRRELELQAPGVMQRKSVHEPLQTGIKAIDAMIPVGRGQRQLIIGDRQTGKTAIAIDTIINQKANWESGDVNKQVRCIYVAIGQKGSTIASVKGALEDAGAMEYTTIVAAPASDPAGFKYLAPYTGSAIGQHWMYGGKHVLIVFDDLSKQAEAYRAVSLLLRRPPGREAYPGDVFYLHSRLLERCAKLSDELGAGSMTGLPIIETKANDVSAYIPTNVISITDGQIFLQSDLFNANQRPAVDVGISVSRVGGDAQVKSIKKVSGTLKLELAQYRSLEAFAMFASDLDAASRRQLARGARLTELLKQPQYSPFPVEEQVVSIWAGTNGKLDEVAVEDVLRFEAELLDHLRRNTDILDTLRDTNVLDDDTVAKLDSEVDKFKLEFQTGEGKPLASVGREEFQAIDEDEVDQERIVKARR; from the coding sequence ATGGCAGACACACAGATCAGCCCCGACGACATCCGCGACGCGCTCAAGGACTTCGTCACCACATACGAGCCGGCGTCCGCACAGGCCACCGAGATCGGCCACGTGATCGACGCCTCCGACGGCATCGCGCACGTCGAGGGCCTCCCGAGCGTGATGGCCAACGAGCTCATCCGCTTCGCCGACGGCACCCTGGGCCTCGCCCAGAACCTCGACGAGAACGAGGTCGGCGTGGTCGTGCTCGGCGAGTTCGACCACATCGTCGAGGGCATGGAGGTGACCCGCACCGGCGAGGTCCTCTCCGTCCCGGTCGGCGACGGCTACCTCGGCCGCGTGGTCGACCCGCTCGGCAACCCGATCGACGGCCTCGGCGAGATCGCCAGCGAGGGCCGCCGCGAGCTCGAGCTCCAGGCGCCCGGCGTCATGCAGCGCAAGTCGGTGCACGAGCCGCTGCAGACCGGCATCAAGGCCATCGACGCGATGATCCCGGTCGGCCGCGGTCAGCGCCAGCTGATCATCGGCGACCGCCAGACCGGTAAGACGGCCATCGCGATCGACACGATCATCAACCAGAAGGCCAACTGGGAGTCCGGCGACGTCAACAAGCAGGTCCGCTGCATCTACGTCGCCATCGGTCAGAAGGGCTCGACCATCGCCTCGGTGAAGGGCGCGCTCGAGGACGCCGGCGCGATGGAGTACACCACCATCGTCGCGGCCCCCGCCTCCGACCCGGCCGGCTTCAAGTACCTCGCCCCCTACACCGGCTCGGCCATCGGCCAGCACTGGATGTACGGCGGCAAGCACGTCCTCATCGTCTTCGACGACCTGTCCAAGCAGGCCGAGGCCTACCGCGCCGTGTCGCTCCTCCTCCGTCGTCCGCCAGGACGCGAGGCCTACCCGGGTGACGTCTTCTACCTGCACTCCCGCCTGCTGGAGCGTTGCGCGAAGCTCTCCGACGAGCTGGGCGCCGGCTCGATGACCGGTCTGCCGATCATCGAGACGAAGGCGAACGACGTCTCCGCGTACATCCCGACCAACGTGATCTCGATCACCGACGGCCAGATCTTCCTGCAGTCCGACCTCTTCAACGCCAACCAGCGCCCCGCGGTCGATGTCGGCATCTCGGTCTCGCGAGTCGGCGGCGACGCGCAGGTGAAGTCCATCAAGAAGGTCTCCGGCACGCTCAAGCTCGAGCTGGCGCAGTACCGCTCGCTCGAGGCGTTCGCGATGTTCGCGTCCGACCTCGACGCGGCGAGCCGCCGTCAGCTGGCGCGCGGCGCCCGCCTCACCGAGCTGCTCAAGCAGCCGCAGTACTCGCCGTTCCCGGTGGAGGAGCAGGTCGTCTCGATCTGGGCCGGCACCAACGGCAAGCTGGACGAGGTCGCCGTCGAGGACGTCCTGCGCTTCGAGGCCGAGCTGCTCGACCACCTGCGCCGCAACACCGACATCCTCGACACGTTGCGCGACACCAACGTCCTCGACGACGACACGGTGGCGAAGCTCGACTCCGAGGTGGACAAATTCAAGCTCGAGTTCCAGACCGGCGAGGGCAAGCCGCTCGCCTCGGTCGGACGCGAGGAGTTCCAGGCCATCGACGAGGACGAGGTCGACCAGGAGCGCATCGTCAAGGCCCGGCGCTGA
- the atpE gene encoding ATP synthase F0 subunit C translates to MDIAAINGNIATVGYGLAAIGPAIGVGIVVGKTIEGVARQPELAGRLQVLMYIGIAFTEALAFIGIATYFIFQ, encoded by the coding sequence GTGGACATCGCTGCAATCAACGGCAACATCGCCACCGTCGGTTACGGCCTCGCCGCCATCGGCCCGGCCATCGGCGTGGGCATCGTCGTCGGCAAGACCATCGAGGGCGTCGCCCGTCAGCCCGAGCTGGCCGGCCGTCTCCAGGTCCTGATGTACATCGGTATCGCGTTCACCGAGGCGCTCGCGTTCATCGGTATCGCTACCTACTTCATCTTCCAGTAA
- a CDS encoding F0F1 ATP synthase subunit epsilon, whose translation MAVLNVSVVAADHEVWSGEASMVVARTVEGQIGILPGHEPLLAILAQGEVRVTLNGGESITANADDGFLSVENNTVTIVARQAELV comes from the coding sequence ATGGCTGTCCTCAACGTCAGCGTCGTCGCCGCCGACCACGAAGTGTGGTCGGGTGAGGCGAGCATGGTCGTGGCGCGCACCGTGGAAGGGCAGATCGGTATCCTGCCCGGCCACGAGCCGCTGCTGGCCATCCTCGCGCAGGGCGAGGTGCGCGTGACCCTGAACGGGGGCGAGTCGATCACGGCGAACGCCGATGACGGCTTCCTCTCCGTCGAGAACAACACGGTCACCATCGTGGCCCGTCAGGCTGAGCTGGTCTGA